In Chryseobacterium gotjawalense, the following are encoded in one genomic region:
- a CDS encoding PfkB family carbohydrate kinase produces the protein MKLLVVGSVAFDAIETPFGKTDKILGGAATYISIASSVLGVESGIVSVVGGDFPQTDLDMLTGRGVNIEGIEIIKEGKTFFWSGKYHNDLNSRDTLVTEVNVLENFDPKIPESMQDAEILLLGNLHPGVQLSVLEKMHNRPKLVILDTMNFWMDSALDILMQMIAKTDVISINDEEARQLSGEYSLVKAAQKIHAMGPQFVIIKKGEHGALLFHEGKIFAIPALPLEEVYDPTGAGDTFAGGFASYLAKKEDFSFETMKSALIVGSAMASFTVEKFGTQRLEEVTESEMIERINSFKELTTFEVNV, from the coding sequence ATGAAATTATTAGTTGTTGGTTCAGTGGCTTTCGATGCGATTGAAACACCTTTCGGAAAAACAGATAAAATTTTGGGTGGCGCTGCAACCTATATCAGTATTGCTTCTTCAGTTTTAGGAGTGGAATCTGGAATTGTTTCTGTAGTTGGTGGCGATTTTCCACAGACCGATCTGGATATGCTTACCGGAAGAGGAGTAAATATCGAAGGGATTGAAATCATCAAAGAAGGGAAAACTTTTTTCTGGAGTGGCAAATACCACAACGATTTGAATTCAAGAGATACTTTGGTAACGGAAGTGAACGTTTTAGAAAACTTCGATCCGAAAATTCCTGAATCAATGCAGGATGCCGAGATTTTATTATTAGGAAATCTTCATCCTGGCGTTCAGCTTTCTGTGTTGGAAAAGATGCACAACCGTCCGAAACTGGTTATTCTTGATACCATGAATTTCTGGATGGATTCTGCTCTGGATATTTTAATGCAGATGATTGCTAAAACCGATGTAATCTCCATTAATGATGAAGAAGCAAGACAGCTTTCCGGCGAATATTCATTAGTAAAAGCGGCTCAAAAAATTCATGCGATGGGACCGCAATTCGTGATCATTAAAAAAGGAGAACACGGTGCGTTATTATTCCACGAAGGAAAAATATTTGCAATTCCGGCGTTGCCTTTAGAAGAAGTTTATGATCCAACCGGAGCGGGCGACACGTTTGCAGGAGGTTTTGCTTCTTATTTAGCGAAGAAAGAAGATTTCTCTTTTGAAACCATGAAATCTGCCTTGATTGTAGGTTCTGCAATGGCTTCCTTCACGGTAGAGAAATTCGGAACTCAGCGTTTAGAAGAAGTGACAGAAAGTGAAATGATTGAAAGAATCAATAGCTTTAAAGAATTGACTACTTTTGAAGTAAACGTTTAA